The Kineothrix sp. IPX-CK genomic interval GATAACAGCGGCGGAGTACGTCCCGTTTTGTGGCTGAGTATTTGATTTGAATTAAGGTTTTTGAAGAAATTTATAGCGAAATTGAAATAGCTTCTTGATTTTTCCAAACCAAGAAGCTATAAGTAAACAATCCGGCTCCGGAATATTATGTATTCCGGAGCTTTTTATTGATCTTAAACGGTAGCAGGAACTTCTTTGTTGTTGTTTGCGAAGTTCTGTAAGATAACGAGAGGCTCGTAAGCGCCGGTATTGGTAATTGTAATACCCTTGTCTGCAGCCGCTTCTGATACGAAGAACTCGTCTCCGGATATATCCTCGAATCTAAGAAGCTCGGGAGCCGCGCATTCATAAGTGCCGAAAGTGCCGTGTCCCTGAACGACCAGGGCTGTATAGCAAGCAGCGTCCTTAACCACTACGGAAGCCTTGGGAGCAACGGTGATTTCTTTTGCAGCCACCCATTCGTTGGCGTAAGCCACCCATTTTTCACTAAGACCTTCCTGATTAGTTTCGCGTACCTTAGGAGCGCGGAAATATTTTTCCTTGTAGTCAGAGCGGGTACTTTCTTCCCAGTCGATCTGGCTGAATAAAGCGTCAATATTGTCCTTTTCGGATTCCGGCTGACAGTCAGTCAGAAGGTTATGAGGGTTAACCTCACCCATGGTGACATTTTCCATAATGGTATTAACGTCGCTGTTCCACTGGGGCTCAAAGGTTACGAGAGAAGCGGGGGCGTGGATAACGCCGGCAGCCGTATACCAGCCGGTACCGAGCTGAATACGATAAGCGCGGGAAAGCTCTGTGATACGTGTATCCTTCTTATCGTAGTTACGCAGACATTCTTTCACTTCTTCTTTCGTAGTGGACGGATCGAAACCAAAGTAGGTCAGCGGGAAACGTCCCAGATAGGAAGAGTTGTACTGAACCGGGAAGTAATAAGCTTCCGGCTTGCCATGCATACCGATGCGGTTTGCCATTTCCTCGGTCAGGTGAAGATGGTGGAATAACGGCTTGTCGTAGTCATATAATTTGGCAAATGTCGGCCATGTGCCGTATCTTGCCTGAAGGCTTTCGCCGATCAAGTCCGCGCCAAGTTCCTCCACACAGTCCTTAAATAATATTTTTTCTCCGGTTTCATCGTCATAGACGAAGCTCATGCCTTCAGTAGCTCCGGTCTTGGGACCGTTTAATGCTACCGTGGTGGAACCCAGCCAGCGCTCGCAGATACCGCCGCGATCCATGCCGAAAGCGTAATAATCGTCGGGATGCAATCTCAGACGATGTCCCGGCTCATTGAAGCCGCGGGGAACCCATGTGGGAGCCAGATGAAAAACTCCTTTTCCTTGTTCAAATACTTTTCTTACCTTACTCATTGTTGGTACCTCCTTAAGTGTTATATGATTTATTGGTAACAGATCAGCTTTATTTGGTCCTGAATAAACGAAGCTCTGCAGCATATTTCTTGGACTGTCCGGGAGCTAAATACTGAAGCTGTTTCTTTTCCCCGATGGCATTTCGGCCGTCAAGCTTATTGGTGCAGGGTTCAATTCCTAAGACGTAATCGTATTCTCCCATCATTTTCCATTCGGTAAACTCAGGGAAAACCGAGGTGTCGAAAGATAACTCCAGGCCTTTTCCGATGGATTCGTTGCTGACTTTCACCTTCGCGGTTTTCTCGGCGAACATATGATAATAGCATTGTTCCACGAAATTAGGAACGGGCTTTAACATCTTATTCCAAGTATCGAGGTCCTCCGCAGCTCTGTCATCCCTCGGGATTACCTCGTTAGAGTTGATTTCCAGCTTTGTCGTCTCATCCAAGAGGGGATAGCCTACATTTATATGATAGAGAAGCATAACGGCTTCTTCTGCGGAACCCTCGTTAGTTACGGTATCCTCGATGGAGATGAGATTATCCGTAAGACCAACGGTTATGGTACGGGTAAGGGTCAGTTTGGCACCGAAAATCGTGTGGTCACGCATGGTTGCGTGAATACGGATGGCCTCTTCGTCGGTCTCATAATAAATGTGATCCGCAGGTATATTTCCGATGGTGCCATGAAGCCCGTGAAGCTTGCCGTTGTCCTCGTTTGGTCCGCCGATATTCTGGAGTCCGCATGTGGTAATCAAGCCGCAGTTAAAAGATTTCAGGAAGCCAAAGCCATCGCGTCCCTCCTGAAAATACTGAGGGCTTACATTGCCGGAGGGGGAAGTGTAGTTCATCCGCGAACCGTCGAAGTAAAGCTCTGAAATGTCACAACAGCGGTCAGCGCAGACGGTCATGTCGATTCCCAGTCCGTTACGAATGCGAAGTAGATGCATACCGTCTCCTTTTCCTCCCA includes:
- a CDS encoding aldose 1-epimerase family protein, yielding MSKNKYIGHPLQLSGVEEYRLLGGKGDGMHLLRIRNGLGIDMTVCADRCCDISELYFDGSRMNYTSPSGNVSPQYFQEGRDGFGFLKSFNCGLITTCGLQNIGGPNEDNGKLHGLHGTIGNIPADHIYYETDEEAIRIHATMRDHTIFGAKLTLTRTITVGLTDNLISIEDTVTNEGSAEEAVMLLYHINVGYPLLDETTKLEINSNEVIPRDDRAAEDLDTWNKMLKPVPNFVEQCYYHMFAEKTAKVKVSNESIGKGLELSFDTSVFPEFTEWKMMGEYDYVLGIEPCTNKLDGRNAIGEKKQLQYLAPGQSKKYAAELRLFRTK